The proteins below are encoded in one region of Ostrea edulis chromosome 3, xbOstEdul1.1, whole genome shotgun sequence:
- the LOC130053558 gene encoding uncharacterized protein LOC130053558: protein MATEKPETRDPEIQGPRMVRHTEKAKILFDEQFVNLRDKFVTSCRDIEDIIDSFDSECFDRTYLRKMEDNMNSAFKRFILMSQNFMNFLGNAKTERSFKEMDAHLRQITSIQKHRKAKRIHADKQHVRLKFLEEQATLEKQKVSAEIDIKLSREKEPAAVAQAEAVAFEQYETDSVCDSFRIKKELDTACINLEKTSRTEDYVKSQATYASDCASHPDTKDIPRTLSHKFNPNAIPYEGPITQNQHSVIQDMSNYLLKKDLLMHRFSAFDDSAINFTAWKVSFLSIIKELKATPLEELDLLTKWLGQESKKFALSIRTANVCDPQRGLDLRWNRLEDRYGKPEMVEASLKSRFQDFPKITENELRRLYDLLDILYEIESNKSDTSYSLLLAYFDSSSGVLPIVTKLTHQLQEKWASRASQYKRIHKVAFPPFSFFITFIQEMCDLKNDLGLSVNQKIQNEKKTTRVITRASHIEEETSPPKAHGKRCPIHKADIALDECRVFRDMTLDKKRETVMHYNLCLQCFKGKHKANKCKSNVKCEKCGSRFHMTIMHYDSERKPKVDHQDHGGETTPMAINQTIQNRCTQLCGKIEGGRSCGKILLVNVYPSNEPERAKRMYALIDDQSNKTLATPKFFDSFDLEGQTCMYTLSSCNGTITITGRTAEGFVIETVSGDQRLKLPKVIECDEIPNNRSEIPTPDIAEAYSHLRYISSLIPEFDNSAEISLLIGRDMTQVHHVLSQRIGSPNEPFAQRLILGWTIIGEVCLGKSHIPKSVNVRKTVIHDGRNTMFDPCDSQFTITEKTSFHQDVFATTPFDETPELSTDDRVFLDIMSKERHVGPDGKWTAPLPFRPDRPALPSNRAQAYRRAVILDKSFQTNPSKKDHAMEFMNNIFKKGHAEIAPPLQPDEEHWFLPIFGIYHPMKLGRIRMVFDSSAKYQDLSLNTVLLSGPNMTNSLIGVLMRFRMESFAITADIEHMFHCFAVSSHHRNYLRFFWYTDNDSDKPLTEYRMCVHVFGNTPSPAVATFGLRQAAITAGPEFGKDVYEFIQRNFYVDDALVSSPSTHEAVDLLQRTQQALMTHGGLRLLKIASRNPTLMQHFPTKDLARDLIDLDFTKEELPEQRRLGLVWDLQTDSFGFRLNLEERPYTRRGVLSCVNSLYDPLGFIAPITIQGKILLTEMMQSPCIDWDADLPEEYLSTWLTWTHSLSIIEDLKVPLKYLSIGFSELGNKQVLIFSDASELAISAVAYLHDNRDSSLGFIIGKSKVAPRLASSVPCFKIVLGYIHNHTKRFLTYVSNRIQRILNFTSADHWNFIATNQNPADHGTKPTSDRAVYDSWICGPVEWLQFQDINSIQTPMFELVEPNLDKEIKRRKRRSENDKQLGDTEEDKIHARKDAEEFIIRLIQSENFGKERAALKDGKILRKDSWISKLDPFLNNKDILQVGGRLRHSEFDLGERNPILMPGKHRVSRLLVVHHHEETHHQGRHITEGAIRNAGWWITGAKRLISSIIHKCVKCRRGRGKFLNQKMADLPPERLKSSPPFTYVGIDCFGPWNVTTRKTRGGSADSKRWAVLFTCLCSRAVHIEVIEQMSTPSFINALRRFYATRGAVKEFYSDKGTNFIGAVRELGICSINVEDPPIQNMLTERNTVWKFNTPYSSHMGGTWERLIGIRRRILDAILLEVKHTKLTHEVLCTFFVEVVNIINNRPLIPVSSDSDLPSVLTPNVLLTQKIGDVSDAPLNLNVRDLYTSQWKIVQVLADRFWERWRKQYLQSLQSRNKWKEVKPNIQVGDVVILKDNEQHRNLWPLSRVTRVFPSRDDLVRKVEVVTFADGIKHTYVRPITHVIPLL, encoded by the exons ATGGCAACAGAGAAACCTGAAACCAGGGATCCTGAAATTCAAGGACCACGGATGGTGCGGCATACAGAGAAGGCCAAAATATTGTTTGACGAACAATTTGTTAATCTTCGGGATAAATTTGTGACATCATGCAGGGATATAGAGGACATAATCGATTCGTTTGATAGTGAGTGTTTTGATAGAACATATCTTCGTAAGATGGAAGACAATATGAACAGTGCATTTAAGCGATTCATACTTATGTCacagaatttcatgaatttCCTAGGAAATGCTAAAACAGAACGATCTTTCAAGGAAATGGACGCACATTTAAGACAGATAACAAGTATTCAGAAGCA TCGCAAAGCAAAAAGAATCCATGCAGACAAGCAACATGTACGTCTAAAATTTCTTGAGGAACAAGCTACCCTAGAAAAACAGAAAGTGTCAGCAGAAATAGACATAAAGCTCTCTCGTGAAAAGGAGCCTGCTGCAGTTGCACAAGCTGAGGCAGTTGCATTTGAGCAGTATGAAACTGATAGTGTTTGTGACagttttagaattaaaaaagaacttgatactgCATGTATTAACTTGGAGAAAACTTCCCGAACTGAAGACTATGTCAAAAGTCAGGCGACATACGCTAGTGATTGTGCTTCTCACCCCGACACCAAAGACATTCCTCGGACTttatctcataaatttaatcCTAATGCTATTCCATACGAAGGACCCATAACACAGAATCAGCATTCTGTTATTCAGGATATGAGCAACTATTTGCTTAAAAAAGACTTATTAATGCACAGATTTAGTGCCTTCGACGATTCCGCCATAAATTTCACAGCTTGGAAAGTAAGTTTCCTTAGTATTATTAAAGAACTTAAGGCTACTCCCCTTGAGGAACTTGATTTACTTACCAAGTGGTTGGGCCAGGAGTCCAAAAAATTTGCATTGTCTATCAGAACAGCGAACGTGTGCGATCCTCAAAGAGGACTTGATTTGAGATGGAACAGATTAGAGGACAGGTATGGGAAACCAGAAATGGTTGAAGCATCATTAAAATCGAGGTTTCAAGATTTTCCTAAGATAACGGAAAATGAGCTCCGTCGGCTCTATGATTTGCTGGACATTTTATACGAGATCGAATCAAACAAGAGTGACACAAGCTATTCATTACTACTCGCATATTTTGACTCGTCATCAGGAGTTTTACCTATCGTTACCAAACTTACGCATCAACTCCAAGAAAAGTGGGCTTCCAGAGCTTCTCAGTACAAGCGAATTCATAAAGTAGCCTTTCccccattttcatttttcatcacCTTCATTCAGGAAATGTGTGATCTTAAAAATGACCTCGGACTTTCAGTAAATCAGAAAATTCAGAACGAGAAGAAGACTACTCGTGTCATTACTCGTGCTTCACACATTGAGGAGGAAACTTCACCTCCAAAGGCTCATGGTAAACGATGTCCCATACATAAAGCCGATATTGCTTTAGACGAATGCAGAGTATTTCGTGATATGACTTTAGATAAGAAGCGTGAAACTGTCATGCACTACAACTTGTGTCTTCAATGTTTCAAGGGTAAACACAAGGCAAATAAATGCAAATCGAACGTGAAATGTGAAAAATGTGGCAGTCGTTTTCATATGACAATTATGCACTACGACAGTGAGCGAAAACCAAAAGTAGATCATCAGGATCATGGCGGGGAGACTACTCCAATGGCTATAAATCAAACCATACAAAATCGTTGCACACAACTTTGTGGAAAAATCGAAGGAGGAAGATCCTGTGGAAAAATACTCCTAGTGAACGTATATCCGTCAAATGAACCTGAAAGGGCTAAAAGAATGTATGCTCTTATTGACGATCAAAGTAATAAGACACTTGCAACGCCTAAATTCTTTGATTCATTCGACTTGGAAGGACAAACATGTATGTACACACTATCATCATGTAATGGAACCATAACCATTACTGGAAGGACAGCAGAAGGATTTGTTATAGAAACTGTATCGGGAGATCAAAGACTTAAATTACCTAAAGTCATAGAGTGTGACGAAATTCCAAATAATAGGTCGGAGATACCTACACCTGACATCGCAGAGGCTTACTCTCACCTTCGATATATTTCATCACTCATACCCGAATTTGACAATTCTGCGGAAATTTCATTGCTGATAGGAAGAGATATGACTCAGGTTCATCATGTTTTGTCACAGAGAATTGGTTCTCCAAACGAACCATTCGCACAGAGGCTTATTTTAGGATGGACAATTATTGGCGAAGTGTGTTTGGGAAAATCTCATATTCCAAAGTCGGTCAACGTAAGAAAAACAGTAATTCACGATGGCCGTAATACCATGTTTGATCCATGTGACTCTCAATTCACCATTACAGAGAAAACATCATTTCATCAAGATGTATTTGCAACGACTCCATTTGATGAAACACCAGAACTTTCTACAGACGATCGAGTCTTTCTTGATATCATGAGCAAGGAACGGCATGTAGGACCAGATGGCAAATGGACCGCCCCTTTGCCATTTCGACCTGATAGACCTGCATTACCTAGCAACCGTGCTCAAGCCTATCGAAGGGCTGTGATATTGGACAAGTCATTTCAGACCAACCCATCAAAGAAGGACCATGCTATGGAATTTATGAACAATATATTTAAGAAGGGACATGCGGAGATTGCACCCCCTCTACAACCAGATGAAGAACATTGGTTTTTGCCAATATTTGGTATTTATCACCCGATGAAACTCGGAAGGATTCGTATGGTTTTCGATTCGTCTGCGAAATATCAAGATTTGTCTTTGAATACAGTGCTTCTATCTGGACCAAATATGACCAACAGTCTCATTGGAGTATTAATGAGATTTCGCATGGAAAGCTTTGCAATAACTGCAGATATTGAACACATGTTTCATTGTTTTGCCGTATCCTCACACCATCGAAATTACCTTCGTTTTTTCTGGTACACGGACAATGACTCAGATAAACCCCTTACAGAATACCGAATGTGTGTCCATGTATTTGGCAATACACCTTCCCCAGCTGTTGCCACCTTTGGCCTTCGACAAGCAGCTATCACTGCAGGACCGGAATTTGGAAAGGATGTTTATGAATTCATACAGAGGAATTTTTATGTGGATGATGCTCTTGTTTCATCACCAAGTACACATGAAGCAGTGGATTTATTACAACGTACACAACAAGCACTGATGACCCATGGAGGACTTAGATTGCTCAAAATTGCATCACGTAATCCTACGTTGATGCAACATTTTCCTACTAAAGACTTAGCAAGGGATCTCATAGATCTAGATTTTACCAAGGAGGAGCTACCTGAGCAAAGGAGATTAGGTCTAGTATGGGATCTGCAAACTGACTCATTCGGATTCAGATTGAATTTGGAAGAAAGGCCATATACTCGCAGAGGGGTACTTTCATGTGTAAACAGTCTTTATGACCCTCTTGGCTTTATCGCTCCGATAACCATTCAAGGGAAAATACTCTTAACAGAGATGATGCAATCACCATGTATAGATTGGGATGCTGACTTACCCGAAGAATATCTTTCGACATGGCTTACATGGACACACTCGCTGAGCATTATTGAAGATTTGAAGGTTCCCCTGAAATACTTATCCATTGGATTTTCAGAACTTGGGAACAAACAAGTTTTGATATTCTCGGATGCATCAGAATTAGCTATATCGGCTGTAGCTTACCTACATGATAACAGAGACAGCTCCCTAGGATTCATCATAGGAAAATCTAAAGTTGCTCCAAGGCTAGCTTCTTCTGTGCCATGTTT TAAGATAGTATTAGGATACATCCACAACCACACTAAGAGATTTCTTACTTATGTGAGTAACAGGATTCAGCGCATCCTCAACTTTACCTCAGCAGATCATTGGAACTTCATTGCAACCAATCAAAATCCTGCCGATCACGGTACTAAGCCTACCTCTGACAGAGCTGTCTACGACTCATGGATTTGTGGACCTGTAGAATGGCTACAATTTCAGGACATAAACTCAATTCAAACTCCAATGTTTGAACTTGTAGAACCGAACTTGGACAAGGAAATAAA GAGAAGGAAACGGCGCAGTGAGAATGACAAACAGTTAGGAGATACAGAGGAAGACAAGATACATGCTCGCAAGGACGCGGAGGAATTCATAATTCGCTTAATTCAGAGTGAAAATTTTGGAAAGGAAAGAGCTGCACTTAAAGATGGCAAAATACTCCGTAAGGATAGTTGGATTTCTAAACTGGATCCATTTTTGAACAATAAGGATATATTGCAAGTTGGTGGCAGACTGCGACATTCTGAATTTGACCTGGGTGAAAGAAATCCAATTCTTATGCCTGGAAAACATCGTGTTTCAAGACTGTTAGTTGTACACCATCATGAGGAAACACACCACCAAGGTCGCCATATAACCGAAGGTGCCATAAGAAATGCGGGATGGTGGATTACAGGTGCCAAACGTTTGATATCCTCCATAATACATAAGTGTGTGAAGTGTAGAAGAGGACGCGGGAAGTTTCTCAACCAGAAAATGGCTGATCTTCCACCTGAGCGTTTGAAATCATCGCCTCCTTTTACTTATGTTGGAATTGATTGTTTCGGTCCATGGAATGTGACAACGAGAAAAACACGTGGCGGCAGCGCAGACTCCAAGAGATGGGCTGTGCTCTTTACATGTTTGTGTTCAAGGGCTGTACATATAGAAGTGATTGAACAAATGAGTACACCGTCATTTATTAATGCCCTAAGACGTTTCTACGCAACCCGTGGTGCTGTAAAAGAATTCTACTCAGACAAAGGAACGAACTTCATTGGAGCTGTCCGTGAACTCGGAATCTGCTCAATAAATGTGGAGGATCCCCCTATTCAGAACATGTTAACAGAAAGAAACACTGTGTGGAAGTTTAACACTCCCTACTCTTCACATATGGGAGGAACATGGGAACGCCTCATAGGAATCAGACGTCGCATTTTAGATGCCATACTACTTGAAGTAAAACACACCAAGCTAACACACGAAGTGCTCTGTACATTTTTTGTCGAGGTTGTTAATATTATCAACAATAGACCTCTCATACCGGTGTCTAGTGATTCCGATTTACCATCCGTACTTACTCCGAATGTTTTGTTAACACAGAAGATTGGGGACGTGTCCGATGCCCCTTTGAACCTTAATGTGCGCGATTTATACACTTCCCAATGGAAGATTGTCCAAGTCCTTGCTGACAGGTTTTGGGAACGTTGGCGCAAACAGTATTTACAGTCTCTACAGTCGCGCAACAAATGGAAGGAGGTCAAACCAAATATTCAAGTTGGTGATGTCGTCATTCTAAAGGACAATGAACAGCATAGAAACCTTTGGCCTCTAAGTCGCGTTACCCGAGTGTTCCCTAGTAGGGATGACCTAGTTCGCAAAGTGGAAGTTGTCACCTTCGCAGATGGAATTAAACATACTTATGTCCGACCAATTACTCATGTGATTCCACTACTTTGA